ACATTATGTAATACTGTTTCAGCCAACGTTCGGAAAAAGGCAGTTGGATATAGGAGTTCAAATCTATTCGAAAACACCAATCCAGCTTCAGAGTCTACTGACTCAACTTGTGCCACTTGACGGTAACAGGGTTCCTGGCTATCCTTTAAGCCAAGTTCTGATCCCCTACCGGGAATTCTGTACTCATGGACAAGATTGTTACGATAAAGCCAGAGCAAGTGTTTGTGCTGTAGCATTTCGAACAAGATGTCCCCAATTTTTTCTCTTTGCCCCGTGGCACTCACTGGCCAACAGCTATTGACCTCCTCGGGCTTAGGGTCCCTGGATACGGGCATTGTCACCGAAAGAAGCCTATTAGATACTTTAAATCGGGCTACTATGGCTGAATCCGTCCAGTTCCGAAGATCAGAGAATCGCTCACTGGTCTCCACTTGCATATCTAAAGCACGTTTAAGGTGCAAGAGACTGATATGGTTACACTCAGCCCAACCGCCGAGTTCCTCTACTGTTTGCTTAAATCGTTGGCTGTTTATTTTTATTTCAGGAAAACGGCTTTTGGCCAGCGAATCGATTATTGTGCATAGTAGGACCTTTGAGGGAATGGCTTGGTTACGGAGATTACTTTCTGCCATCGCACCCAAGATCATCTCTTCATAAAATTGAATAAATCTCTCTATCTTGCTCTCTATCGACTCGTTCATAGCGGTTCTCCCTATGTGAACGGCTGCGATCAGCGGAAAATAGGCCGCAGCCTTAGTTTTGTCGGGTGGCCGGGGGCTGTTGCCAGCCCCAAGCCCCCTAAGAACCGGACATGAGACTTTCACCTCATCCGGCTCAAGCATTGATAAGGCGCGTGGCCACACCCGACAGTTGTTTTCGTTTCCAACGAGCTTTGAGATAGTCCTCCCATACAGGATCATATGGATTGACCTGTGCTTTAACCTTTATATGCCTGATGAGCCAGGTCGGGCCTAATAAAATCAGGGGTTGAGGATTACCTTTTTCCATGAATCGCCAGTCTCGACCTTTGATCCTTCGGTAATATTTGCCTTTAACCCATCCTTTGTACTTTTTTGGATGCCTTCTCCTGGCCCATTTCCATGTCATTTGCCAAAATGCATGGTCAAGGTCCCCGAATACTTTCCGACTGACGACATGTTTATAATAATTTGCCCAACCGCGTATGATGGTATTCAGTTTGGCAATTACAACGTCGGTTCGCCTGGTCTTGTTGGCATTCAGATAGTCTCTGACTTTTGCTTTAATGTTTTTGATGCTGGATTTAGACGGCTTTATCAGAAGTTTGCCTTTATATTTCCTGACATTAAAGCCAAGAAAATCAAAGCCATCATCAATATGTGTGATCATGGTTTTTTCTTCTGACAATTCAAGACCCCTTATTTTAAGAAATCCTTCAATCAAAGGTTTGACACAGGTTTCAAGCAGTTCCGGGGAACGGCCCGTTATAATGAAATCATCCGCGTACCTGACAAAATGAATCTTATCAGTTTTCCTGAAGTTATCTGCAAGGAGATCCTGAATACCGTCAAGTGCCATATTTGCAAGCGTCGGTGAAATTATCCCTCCCTGTGGAGTCCCTTCATTTGTTGAATTAAACGTATGCTTCTCAAGGTAACCGCACTTGAGCCATTGTTTTAATTTCTTCTTGTTCATCGGGATGTTCTCATTCAACCATTTGTGGTCAATATGATCAAAACAGCCTTTGATATCTGCCTCTAAAATCCAGTCAGCACTACCTTTCCGTCTCAGCGCATTATAAATAGCTCCCATGGCATCCTGAGCCGAACGCACTTTCCTGAATCCATAGGAATGATGATCAGCAGTGGTTTCAGATACCGGATCAAGTC
Above is a window of Desulfotignum balticum DSM 7044 DNA encoding:
- the ltrA gene encoding group II intron reverse transcriptase/maturase, which translates into the protein MISFYDVDGRMGLKNVWDLIDWDKHRLIVSRIQTRIVKAVKNGLKQTARGLQRLLSNSLSAKLIAIKRVISNSGKRTPGVDNLLIDTPRKRWETLKNLNLPEYKAKPLKRIYIPKKNGKKRPLGIPAMHDRVEQALDLLGLDPVSETTADHHSYGFRKVRSAQDAMGAIYNALRRKGSADWILEADIKGCFDHIDHKWLNENIPMNKKKLKQWLKCGYLEKHTFNSTNEGTPQGGIISPTLANMALDGIQDLLADNFRKTDKIHFVRYADDFIITGRSPELLETCVKPLIEGFLKIRGLELSEEKTMITHIDDGFDFLGFNVRKYKGKLLIKPSKSSIKNIKAKVRDYLNANKTRRTDVVIAKLNTIIRGWANYYKHVVSRKVFGDLDHAFWQMTWKWARRRHPKKYKGWVKGKYYRRIKGRDWRFMEKGNPQPLILLGPTWLIRHIKVKAQVNPYDPVWEDYLKARWKRKQLSGVATRLINA